In Variovorax paradoxus, a single genomic region encodes these proteins:
- a CDS encoding MHYT domain-containing protein, which translates to MTPLVVGQLLTPEYTPGMVALSFLISFAGSLVALICARRMIGADGKPNLAVVTCAAVALGGIGIWSMHFIGMLAYRLPVPISYNMPLTVVSLVAAILISGIALYMAGGRRHFSRSGWLAGSLLAGLGVCVMHYMGMYAMNMRASISFDIATVGLSALIAVTAAAAALWLAFNLRKFTHQVAAAAVMGVAVCTMHYVGMSAASMICTASAPADALAIGGSYMGLTVFGTAGAVLIFIYWVVTGSSLDTPLAAARRPRPS; encoded by the coding sequence ATGACTCCGCTTGTCGTAGGCCAATTGCTCACGCCCGAATACACCCCGGGCATGGTGGCCCTCTCCTTCCTCATCTCCTTCGCCGGCTCGCTGGTGGCCTTGATCTGCGCGCGGCGCATGATCGGGGCCGACGGCAAGCCCAATCTCGCCGTCGTGACCTGCGCCGCGGTGGCGCTGGGCGGCATCGGCATCTGGTCGATGCACTTCATCGGCATGCTGGCGTACCGGCTGCCGGTGCCCATTTCGTACAACATGCCGCTCACCGTGGTGTCGCTGGTGGCCGCCATCCTCATTTCGGGCATCGCGCTCTACATGGCCGGGGGACGGCGCCACTTCAGCCGCTCGGGCTGGCTGGCCGGCAGCCTGCTGGCCGGGCTCGGCGTGTGCGTGATGCACTACATGGGCATGTACGCCATGAACATGCGCGCATCGATTTCCTTCGACATCGCCACGGTCGGGCTGTCGGCGCTGATCGCCGTCACCGCCGCCGCGGCAGCCCTGTGGCTGGCCTTCAACCTGCGCAAGTTCACGCACCAGGTCGCGGCCGCCGCGGTGATGGGCGTGGCGGTATGCACCATGCACTACGTGGGCATGAGCGCGGCCAGCATGATCTGCACCGCGAGCGCCCCCGCCGACGCGCTGGCCATCGGCGGCAGCTACATGGGCCTGACGGTGTTCGGCACGGCCGGCGCGGTGCTGATCTTCATCTACTGGGTGGTCACCGGCAGCAGCCTGGACACGCCGCTCGCCGCCGCGCGGCGTCCGCGCCCGAGCTGA
- a CDS encoding DUF445 domain-containing protein — MKRVALGLLCGAAVLYAVASVLHAQHPAWGYVAAFAEAAMVGAIADWFAVVALFRHPLGLPIPHTAIIPSNKDRIGAKLAGFICDNFLSTAQVLGKLREFDTAGRIAGWLARPESGRKLGEWGVAATRYGLTAFDDERVRDFMGRAAAAGLEKIDLSRLTGQALDALTAGGRHQALLDDVLQQVAGLLEGDEVQAHITEAIAREIKTLRYVGLDQVAAKLATRKIVAAVARTIGELAAEPDHPMRRRFDHFVDDFVVRLKLDPDFQRRGEQIRAELIAHPALGDYLHGLWGELLAWLHDDLGRDDSTIRKRIASMAGALGTRLQGDEAIRRWINEQIEAAAPLAIERYREDIRHYIEQRVGEWNAQEMTVELERHIGRDLQFIRINGTLVGGLVGLLIHAVTQLLRG, encoded by the coding sequence ATGAAGCGCGTCGCGCTCGGCCTGCTGTGCGGCGCCGCCGTGCTCTATGCCGTCGCGAGCGTGCTGCATGCGCAGCATCCGGCCTGGGGCTACGTCGCCGCGTTCGCCGAGGCCGCGATGGTCGGCGCCATTGCCGACTGGTTCGCGGTGGTGGCGCTGTTCCGTCATCCGCTGGGCCTGCCGATTCCGCACACGGCCATCATCCCGAGCAACAAGGACCGCATCGGCGCCAAGCTCGCGGGCTTCATCTGCGACAACTTCCTGAGCACCGCGCAGGTGCTGGGCAAGCTGAGGGAATTCGACACCGCCGGCCGCATCGCCGGCTGGCTGGCCCGGCCCGAGAGCGGCCGGAAGCTCGGCGAATGGGGCGTGGCCGCCACGCGCTACGGGCTCACGGCCTTCGACGACGAGCGGGTGCGCGACTTCATGGGCCGCGCCGCTGCCGCCGGCCTCGAGAAAATCGACCTCTCGCGCCTTACCGGCCAGGCGCTCGATGCGCTCACCGCCGGCGGACGCCACCAGGCGCTGCTCGACGACGTGCTGCAGCAGGTGGCCGGCCTGCTCGAAGGCGACGAGGTGCAGGCGCACATCACCGAAGCCATCGCGCGCGAGATCAAGACGCTGCGCTACGTGGGCCTCGACCAGGTGGCCGCCAAGCTGGCCACGCGCAAGATCGTGGCGGCCGTGGCGCGCACCATCGGCGAGCTGGCGGCCGAACCCGATCACCCGATGCGCCGGCGCTTCGACCACTTCGTCGACGACTTCGTGGTGCGCCTGAAGCTCGACCCCGACTTCCAGCGGCGCGGCGAGCAGATCCGCGCCGAACTCATCGCGCACCCGGCCCTGGGCGACTACCTGCACGGCCTGTGGGGCGAGCTGCTCGCATGGCTGCACGACGACCTGGGACGCGACGACTCGACCATCCGCAAGCGCATTGCGTCGATGGCCGGTGCGCTGGGCACCCGGCTGCAGGGCGACGAGGCCATCCGCCGCTGGATCAACGAGCAGATCGAAGCGGCCGCGCCGCTGGCCATCGAGCGCTACCGCGAGGACATCCGCCACTACATCGAGCAGCGCGTGGGCGAGTGGAACGCGCAGGAGATGACGGTGGAGCTGGAGCGCCACATCGGGCGCGACCTGCAGTTCATCCGCATCAACGGCACGCTCGTGGGCGGGCTGGTCGGGCTGCTGATCCACGCCGTCACGCAGCTGCTGCGCGGCTAG